ttattcaTATCATATAATGGGTTCTCCTTTGTTTCTCCTACAGTTcgatattttgttttaataacACTCTGGCTAAGTGTTTGTGCATgacgttttttttttttaccactGTCATATGGTATTTCTTCACACAGTTTGTGTTCATTTacaattttgttatataactCACTCGTTAATGTGTTACTAGCTCTTGGCCCATATACAAAGCTTCTTGGTTTGACAAACGATGTTTCTTTATAATCATGAGGGGGAAGATTTTGCGGCGGTATCTGCGTGTGCTCATTATGCTGCCTGTACTCATTATACCGCTCGTACTCTTTTTGCTGCTTACCCTCCTTAAGATCCTTTTGTTTACTTTTagattttttgttttcttctttttcttctaccCCACTTTTATAAACATTCCCCAGAACATCTTCGTTGTCATCTACTCTTGTTGACTCAGCACTATGTGTTGTAAAAAGCTTAAcaatatttgtacatatataattattttttctattcatCCATACGTTAAAAAGTGTAAGAAACTCCCtcctatattttattgtacaGTGCATCATGCTGAGTATTACAGCTTCAgaatgtttattttaaaatttcaagTTATAAGCACatgcatttttaaaagtttttcAATGCTAATTTTTCCTAATCTTGGAAGATGGAAAATATTTACTCATCCACAACATAACACTGTAGGGTGAGCGGCTTTCCCATAGGCagtatgtgtatgtacatatatatgtacatgtatgtatatattctttttttatgtgcaCGAGGCATGTACATAAGTAAATATCTTGCTCTTTCCAAGTAGCGCtacttcatatttttaaaaaataaatatatttttttttttttttggaaaatattaTGAGTGCACGTTAGGGAGAAAAACAGTCCCCCTCTTTTTTCAAACTTTTgtcatatgcatatatatatgtatatgtatacataatatcatatacgtacatgtacaCTTATAGGTACATAAACAAGATGAACGCATAAGGCGCGAAAGCCACTCGTTTACCATTAATTGTTCCATTTTATACGCATATGCACAAATTcattgtaattatttaaaaataagaggAATGAAAAGGAGTGcataaaatattgtttttgtAGAGTATATCTTCAATGaataaggtaaaaaaaaaaaaaaaaaaaaaaaaatatcatacaTTTCATTATGATTAATCGTTGTCACTTTTTGCTTTGTTAACACGGTTCCATTTTGCTGTACACCCTACAATTATGCacatttttgcaatttttttgaGTTTTCTTATAAGCATTTTGAAAGTAAATATACTTAGTATTAACGCCATCGCATCGAGGTGGCAAACACTGAAAATGTACTATGGCACAACACCTTTGTTATCATCAAGatgtatgtaataaatatgaacagcACCGTTGCATTTTACGGggataaatttgttttttctttttttccttaaaataggggaatacacaaaaaaaaaaaagaaacaaaataatgaaaatgaaaaaaatgatgaaaatgatgaaaatgataagaatgataaaatgataagaatgataaaatgataagaatgataaaatgataagaatgataaaatgataagaatgataaaatgataagaatgataaaatgatataaaagaaaaaaacaaaagttataaaataacGTAAATGGGTATAGGAGTGATAAATGGCCAAAATGGCCACAAGAGTTCATAAGCGGCCATgggaaaaaacaataaatgtTTAGAAaaggatttaaaaaaaaaaaaaaaaaaaaaaaaaaaaaaaaattacggACAGAGCACAAATAAATTGCTGATTTCAAAATGTGGTGAATGGTTTGCTTATATAGAATTTAAAATCCGGATGGAGAGAATACTATAatgaataacaaaaaattggATAAATTTAACAAGTCCAAAAAAAAGGCCGTTAAGATGGTTGTAAAAATGTAGTAAAATGCGGTCAAATGAAGAGGAAATATGATGGTATCCTACAAAATTGTAGAAGGTAAAAGCTAGTTGGCAGAACAACGTGTTCGGCGGAAACTGCGCAAAAACGGGCTAGTGCAGGGGGCACAGACACATCTTCTGTACAATGTTTGCAGCAATTGCAGCACTATCGAAAGAGCTATTTTTGCTGCCTTGCTTCCCCATAGGCATATGGCCTGATTTCATTCTCCTTACATTTTGCATATTAGATTTCATACGACTAAatgttttttctatatttttattgatagAGATTTTACAGTAGGAAAGTGTTTTACCTAATTTACGGTATCCGCACTTAACtaaaattaacataataattatgacaataaaataaattaaagctaataaaaaaaaagcatatgcTAATTCATATGTACCATTGCCAACAGCCCTTAATGAAACTAACTGAAAAGATTTACTTGCTTTCCAGTATTTATCTGGCCATGTATTTTGTgtaaatgttattttataattatcgCCAGGTTTTAAGTTTTCATTAATCACTCCATATGGCTTAATAAATGAAGATGTCATAGGAGGGCTAAAccaatttttataatcaGGGGAAAATGTATTCAaccatattttatattttgaagaaaactttttatgttttttaacataggaaaaaaaatcataataattaacAACAGGAAATTTATCTATATTAAATTGTTCCGTATTTGCAGATAGATTAATTTTGTCATTAAAAATTGATGCAGATACTAAACCACAaggatatataattttctttttttcataatcatTCACGGAATTAATATCACATATTTGATTATttcttgaaatatttttctgcttttcatttattcctAAATTGTCATTTAATTCAGGCAAAGTTTGAATACTGTCAACACAcctaaatttataaatatcttcaaaagtttttatatatttacacttACAATCATTAACCAATGAATGTGATTCAtctgataaaaaatttttaaaatttacataaaaatttgatattttataatatatatatactggTTGTTTCATTTCTTCtgttatttgaaaaattttatttgtatcaCCTGACTCATAAGCTATATTTACCTCAATTACCTGACTCGattcataatatatgaaaagtccaattaatataaaaattattactaaaataaataaaatgcttGCAGCGACATTccatttgtaaaaataatgaaatcctttaattttttgaagttCTTGTTGTTTAAATGCATCCATgaaattgttatatttagaatcattataaatattagatatttttttccttaacaAGACAtcactttttcttttttcaatcATTGAAATTTTGATATGATCATcattcttaaatttttttatatttttgtttttgtttttatcatcattatcatcatcatcatccttttcttctttcttaTTAGGAGAACGAGAAATTATGGCTTGTTCAAATGAAAcaagttttttatttttaactgaTCCTTCTTCATCTTTTTCATTCCCTGATTCTTCATCCATTATTCTTCCATGTATAGACATACCAACataatttctcttttttataaaggaGTTAAATATCTTTTCACATGCATCATAATTAACTGATATTAACGAAAACTCTTTTTCTTCATCCGACGAACAACTTTCCATggcttcttttttatattttacttatttaacGCTTTATATAGTCCAAGACAcgtattaaatgaaaattatggTGTATCACACAGACCCATCAAGGAAAGTGCGGAAATCAGTTACCAGGAAATAAGGACATTAAGTGTGTACCATTGGGGGGGTTTGGGGTAGAatgcgtgtatatataactgtGCAAAACGCGAATATAAGAAGCTTAACAAAAGGATGTAGAAAATacatgaataaatgaattaaaaatggaaggaaggaaaaaaaaaaaaaaaaatgcacacCAAAATGAAGGCAAAGTGCAGAAGGGGGGGGGGATAAATGCTCGccaatttttattaaaaaaacgCACAACactttttatcaaaaaaaaatgcaacaatttttatcaaaaaaaaatgcagcaatttttatcaaaaaaaaatgcagcaatatttatcaaaaaaaaatgcagcaatatttatcaaaaaaaaatgcagcaatttttatcaaaaaaaaatgcagcaatatttatcaaaaaaaaatgcagcaatatttatcaaaaaaaaatgcagcaatttttattaaaaaaaaacacaccaatttttatcaaaaaaacgCATTAACAAATCATAATTTTATgacaatatttaaaataatattatgaacatataataaactaCAAAAAAAGCTAgctaaagaaaaaaaaaaaactctaTACATAACATATCAAATTTATGACACGAACAGAATGAAGCACAAATAATGACAATATATGAAAAC
The window above is part of the Plasmodium malariae genome assembly, chromosome: 10 genome. Proteins encoded here:
- the PmUG01_10040600 gene encoding LEM3/CDC50 family protein, putative, giving the protein MESCSSDEEKEFSLISVNYDACEKIFNSFIKKRNYVGMSIHGRIMDEESGNEKDEEGSVKNKKLVSFEQAIISRSPNKKEEKDDDDDNDDKNKNKNIKKFKNDDHIKISMIEKRKSDVLLRKKISNIYNDSKYNNFMDAFKQQELQKIKGFHYFYKWNVAASILFILVIIFILIGLFIYYESSQVIEVNIAYESGDTNKIFQITEEMKQPVYIYYKISNFYVNFKNFLSDESHSLVNDCKCKYIKTFEDIYKFRCVDSIQTLPELNDNLGINEKQKNISRNNQICDINSVNDYEKKKIIYPCGLVSASIFNDKINLSANTEQFNIDKFPVVNYYDFFSYVKKHKKFSSKYKIWLNTFSPDYKNWFSPPMTSSFIKPYGVINENLKPGDNYKITFTQNTWPDKYWKASKSFQLVSLRAVGNGTYELAYAFFLLALIYFIVIIIMLILVKCGYRKLGKTLSYCKISINKNIEKTFSRMKSNMQNVRRMKSGHMPMGKQGSKNSSFDSAAIAANIVQKMCLCPLH